The Elaeis guineensis isolate ETL-2024a chromosome 13, EG11, whole genome shotgun sequence genome includes a region encoding these proteins:
- the LOC105056469 gene encoding uncharacterized protein isoform X1 — MAKAQGLEGLVLRRALLSRLLLLTLILLWRLLFRPYDTSASLNPSCLSSATAGGRLVPSGPILWPRIGAAIEASVVWDGVYFVRIAECGYEYEQTYAFFPLLPLCISLLSRFVFAPLVPMIGYRPVLALSGYVLNNIAFLFAAVYFYSRLSVLILKDPAAAFRASILFCFNPASVFYSSIYTESLYALCSLGGLYYLFSGANTVAMLLLALSGSARSNGALNAGYFCFQAMQHAYNAIIQKKRPILAVHAIIGGVARSICVFVPFLAFQAYGYSNICLGGISYELRPWCKARIPNLYGFLQSHYWGVGFLRYFQVKQLPNFLLASPILSLAIWSIIHYANKLLQVVQSLNMHDYNSFAALLSLLGTNEISEAVGASKNSSSSKSSQDHTVRRRKQERKDKSTESFQHIRLTDHALLQSPQGYPSVLVLPFILHLAFMTFTALFVMHVQVSTRFLSASPPIYWFASCILVSPSSTSRRWGYLIWVYFITFILLGSLLFSNFYPFT; from the exons ATGGCGAAGGCCCAGGGATTGGAGGGTCTGGTCCTCCGCCGCGCCCTTCTCTCGAGGCTACTCCTCCTAACCCTCATCCTTCTCTGGCGTCTCCTCTTCCGCCCGTACGACACCTCCGCCTCCCTCAATCCTAGTTGTCTCTCCTCCGCCACCGCCGGCGGCCGATTGGTGCCGTCCGGTCCCATTCTATGGCCACGGATCGGGGCGGCCATCGAGGCGAGCGTCGTCTGGGACGGCGTCTACTTCGTCCGCATCGCCGAGTGCGGGTACGAGTACGAGCAGACCTATGCCTTCTTCCCTCTCCTCCCCCTCTGCATCTCCCTCCTCTCCCGATTTG TTTTTGCTCCGTTGGTACCGATGATTGGGTACAGGCCTGTCTTGGCTTTGTCGGGGTATGTGCTGAATAATATCGCATTTTTGTTCGCTGCGGTTTATTTCTACAG CAGATTGTCAGTTTTGATTTTAAAAGACCCAGCAGCTGCTTTTCGTGCATCTATTTTGTTTTGCTTCAATCCAGCTTCAGTGTTCTACTCATCAAT ATACACAGAGAGTTTGTATGCACTATGTTCACTTGGAGGACTATACTACTTATTTTCTGGTGCAAATACTGTAGCTATGCTCCTGCTTGCTCTATCTGGTTCAGCTAGGTCAAATGGAGCGCTTAATGCTGGTTATTTCTGTTTTCAGGCAATGCAACATGCTTATAATGCCATCATCCAAAAGAAAAGGCCCATA TTGGCAGTGCATGCTATTATTGGTGGTGTGGCACGCTCTATTTGTGTATTTGTGCCATTTCTTGCTTTCCAAGCATATGGATATTCCAACATTTGTCTAGGTGGCATTTCTTATGAGTTGAGGCCTTGGTGTAAAGCAAGAATCCCAAATTTGTATGGTTTTCTTCAAAGTCACTACTG GGGTGTTGGTTTCTTGCGGTATTTTCAAGTGAAACAATTGCCAAACTTTCTTCTTGCATCTCCAATATTATCTCTAGCAATTTGGTCAATTATTCATTATGCAAACAAGCTGCTTCAAGTTGTTCAATCATTAAATATGCATGATTACAACAGTTTTGCTGCTTTGCTGAGTTTGCTTGGAACAAATGAAATTTCAGAAGCTGTTGGTGCTTCAAAAAACAGCTCATCTTCTAAAAGTTCCCAAG ATCATACGGTTAGACGTAGGAAACAAGAGAGAAAAGACAAAAGCACCGAGTCGTTCCAACATATCAGGTTGACCGACCATGCTCTTCTTCAATCACCACAAGGATACCCTTCCGTCTTAGTTCTTCCTTTCATTTTACATCTGGCATTCATGACATTCACAGCTCTCTTCGTGATGCATGTGCAG GTCTCAACCCGCTTCTTATCTGCGAGCCCTCCCATTTATTGGTTTGCTTCCTGTATACTCGTCTCTCCCAGCAGCACATCTAGAAGATGGGGTTATCTGATCTGGGTTTATTTTATCACCTTCATTCTTCTTGGCAGTCTGCTCTTCTCCAACTTCTACCCGTTCACATGA
- the LOC105056469 gene encoding uncharacterized protein isoform X2 translates to MAKAQGLEGLVLRRALLSRLLLLTLILLWRLLFRPYDTSASLNPSCLSSATAGGRLVPSGPILWPRIGAAIEASVVWDGVYFVRIAECGYEYEQTYAFFPLLPLCISLLSRFVFAPLVPMIGYRPVLALSGYVLNNIAFLFAAVYFYRLSVLILKDPAAAFRASILFCFNPASVFYSSIYTESLYALCSLGGLYYLFSGANTVAMLLLALSGSARSNGALNAGYFCFQAMQHAYNAIIQKKRPILAVHAIIGGVARSICVFVPFLAFQAYGYSNICLGGISYELRPWCKARIPNLYGFLQSHYWGVGFLRYFQVKQLPNFLLASPILSLAIWSIIHYANKLLQVVQSLNMHDYNSFAALLSLLGTNEISEAVGASKNSSSSKSSQDHTVRRRKQERKDKSTESFQHIRLTDHALLQSPQGYPSVLVLPFILHLAFMTFTALFVMHVQVSTRFLSASPPIYWFASCILVSPSSTSRRWGYLIWVYFITFILLGSLLFSNFYPFT, encoded by the exons ATGGCGAAGGCCCAGGGATTGGAGGGTCTGGTCCTCCGCCGCGCCCTTCTCTCGAGGCTACTCCTCCTAACCCTCATCCTTCTCTGGCGTCTCCTCTTCCGCCCGTACGACACCTCCGCCTCCCTCAATCCTAGTTGTCTCTCCTCCGCCACCGCCGGCGGCCGATTGGTGCCGTCCGGTCCCATTCTATGGCCACGGATCGGGGCGGCCATCGAGGCGAGCGTCGTCTGGGACGGCGTCTACTTCGTCCGCATCGCCGAGTGCGGGTACGAGTACGAGCAGACCTATGCCTTCTTCCCTCTCCTCCCCCTCTGCATCTCCCTCCTCTCCCGATTTG TTTTTGCTCCGTTGGTACCGATGATTGGGTACAGGCCTGTCTTGGCTTTGTCGGGGTATGTGCTGAATAATATCGCATTTTTGTTCGCTGCGGTTTATTTCTACAG ATTGTCAGTTTTGATTTTAAAAGACCCAGCAGCTGCTTTTCGTGCATCTATTTTGTTTTGCTTCAATCCAGCTTCAGTGTTCTACTCATCAAT ATACACAGAGAGTTTGTATGCACTATGTTCACTTGGAGGACTATACTACTTATTTTCTGGTGCAAATACTGTAGCTATGCTCCTGCTTGCTCTATCTGGTTCAGCTAGGTCAAATGGAGCGCTTAATGCTGGTTATTTCTGTTTTCAGGCAATGCAACATGCTTATAATGCCATCATCCAAAAGAAAAGGCCCATA TTGGCAGTGCATGCTATTATTGGTGGTGTGGCACGCTCTATTTGTGTATTTGTGCCATTTCTTGCTTTCCAAGCATATGGATATTCCAACATTTGTCTAGGTGGCATTTCTTATGAGTTGAGGCCTTGGTGTAAAGCAAGAATCCCAAATTTGTATGGTTTTCTTCAAAGTCACTACTG GGGTGTTGGTTTCTTGCGGTATTTTCAAGTGAAACAATTGCCAAACTTTCTTCTTGCATCTCCAATATTATCTCTAGCAATTTGGTCAATTATTCATTATGCAAACAAGCTGCTTCAAGTTGTTCAATCATTAAATATGCATGATTACAACAGTTTTGCTGCTTTGCTGAGTTTGCTTGGAACAAATGAAATTTCAGAAGCTGTTGGTGCTTCAAAAAACAGCTCATCTTCTAAAAGTTCCCAAG ATCATACGGTTAGACGTAGGAAACAAGAGAGAAAAGACAAAAGCACCGAGTCGTTCCAACATATCAGGTTGACCGACCATGCTCTTCTTCAATCACCACAAGGATACCCTTCCGTCTTAGTTCTTCCTTTCATTTTACATCTGGCATTCATGACATTCACAGCTCTCTTCGTGATGCATGTGCAG GTCTCAACCCGCTTCTTATCTGCGAGCCCTCCCATTTATTGGTTTGCTTCCTGTATACTCGTCTCTCCCAGCAGCACATCTAGAAGATGGGGTTATCTGATCTGGGTTTATTTTATCACCTTCATTCTTCTTGGCAGTCTGCTCTTCTCCAACTTCTACCCGTTCACATGA
- the LOC105056469 gene encoding uncharacterized protein isoform X3 yields MAKAQGLEGLVLRRALLSRLLLLTLILLWRLLFRPYDTSASLNPSCLSSATAGGRLVPSGPILWPRIGAAIEASVVWDGVYFVRIAECGYEYEQTYAFFPLLPLCISLLSRFVFAPLVPMIGYRPVLALSGYVLNNIAFLFAAVYFYSRLSVLILKDPAAAFRASILFCFNPASVFYSSIYTESLYALCSLGGLYYLFSGANTVAMLLLALSGSARSNGALNAGYFCFQAMQHAYNAIIQKKRPILAVHAIIGGVARSICVFVPFLAFQAYGYSNICLGGISYELRPWCKARIPNLYGFLQSHYWGVGFLRYFQVKQLPNFLLASPILSLAIWSIIHYANKLLQVVQSLNMHDYNSFAALLSLLGTNEISEAVGASKNSSSSKSSQDHTVRRRKQERKDKSTESFQHIRSQPASYLRALPFIGLLPVYSSLPAAHLEDGVI; encoded by the exons ATGGCGAAGGCCCAGGGATTGGAGGGTCTGGTCCTCCGCCGCGCCCTTCTCTCGAGGCTACTCCTCCTAACCCTCATCCTTCTCTGGCGTCTCCTCTTCCGCCCGTACGACACCTCCGCCTCCCTCAATCCTAGTTGTCTCTCCTCCGCCACCGCCGGCGGCCGATTGGTGCCGTCCGGTCCCATTCTATGGCCACGGATCGGGGCGGCCATCGAGGCGAGCGTCGTCTGGGACGGCGTCTACTTCGTCCGCATCGCCGAGTGCGGGTACGAGTACGAGCAGACCTATGCCTTCTTCCCTCTCCTCCCCCTCTGCATCTCCCTCCTCTCCCGATTTG TTTTTGCTCCGTTGGTACCGATGATTGGGTACAGGCCTGTCTTGGCTTTGTCGGGGTATGTGCTGAATAATATCGCATTTTTGTTCGCTGCGGTTTATTTCTACAG CAGATTGTCAGTTTTGATTTTAAAAGACCCAGCAGCTGCTTTTCGTGCATCTATTTTGTTTTGCTTCAATCCAGCTTCAGTGTTCTACTCATCAAT ATACACAGAGAGTTTGTATGCACTATGTTCACTTGGAGGACTATACTACTTATTTTCTGGTGCAAATACTGTAGCTATGCTCCTGCTTGCTCTATCTGGTTCAGCTAGGTCAAATGGAGCGCTTAATGCTGGTTATTTCTGTTTTCAGGCAATGCAACATGCTTATAATGCCATCATCCAAAAGAAAAGGCCCATA TTGGCAGTGCATGCTATTATTGGTGGTGTGGCACGCTCTATTTGTGTATTTGTGCCATTTCTTGCTTTCCAAGCATATGGATATTCCAACATTTGTCTAGGTGGCATTTCTTATGAGTTGAGGCCTTGGTGTAAAGCAAGAATCCCAAATTTGTATGGTTTTCTTCAAAGTCACTACTG GGGTGTTGGTTTCTTGCGGTATTTTCAAGTGAAACAATTGCCAAACTTTCTTCTTGCATCTCCAATATTATCTCTAGCAATTTGGTCAATTATTCATTATGCAAACAAGCTGCTTCAAGTTGTTCAATCATTAAATATGCATGATTACAACAGTTTTGCTGCTTTGCTGAGTTTGCTTGGAACAAATGAAATTTCAGAAGCTGTTGGTGCTTCAAAAAACAGCTCATCTTCTAAAAGTTCCCAAG ATCATACGGTTAGACGTAGGAAACAAGAGAGAAAAGACAAAAGCACCGAGTCGTTCCAACATATCAG GTCTCAACCCGCTTCTTATCTGCGAGCCCTCCCATTTATTGGTTTGCTTCCTGTATACTCGTCTCTCCCAGCAGCACATCTAGAAGATGGGGTTATCTGA
- the LOC105056469 gene encoding uncharacterized protein isoform X5 codes for MAKAQGLEGLVLRRALLSRLLLLTLILLWRLLFRPYDTSASLNPSCLSSATAGGRLVPSGPILWPRIGAAIEASVVWDGVYFVRIAECGYEYEQTYAFFPLLPLCISLLSRFVFAPLVPMIGYRPVLALSGYVLNNIAFLFAAVYFYSRLSVLILKDPAAAFRASILFCFNPASVFYSSIYTESLYALCSLGGLYYLFSGANTVAMLLLALSGSARSNGALNAGYFCFQAMQHAYNAIIQKKRPILAVHAIIGGVARSICVFVPFLAFQAYGYSNICLGGISYELRPWCKARIPNLYGFLQSHYWGVGFLRYFQVKQLPNFLLASPILSLAIWSIIHYANKLLQVVQSLNMHDYNSFAALLSLLGTNEISEAVGASKNSSSSKSSQDHTVRRRKQERKDKSTESFQHIR; via the exons ATGGCGAAGGCCCAGGGATTGGAGGGTCTGGTCCTCCGCCGCGCCCTTCTCTCGAGGCTACTCCTCCTAACCCTCATCCTTCTCTGGCGTCTCCTCTTCCGCCCGTACGACACCTCCGCCTCCCTCAATCCTAGTTGTCTCTCCTCCGCCACCGCCGGCGGCCGATTGGTGCCGTCCGGTCCCATTCTATGGCCACGGATCGGGGCGGCCATCGAGGCGAGCGTCGTCTGGGACGGCGTCTACTTCGTCCGCATCGCCGAGTGCGGGTACGAGTACGAGCAGACCTATGCCTTCTTCCCTCTCCTCCCCCTCTGCATCTCCCTCCTCTCCCGATTTG TTTTTGCTCCGTTGGTACCGATGATTGGGTACAGGCCTGTCTTGGCTTTGTCGGGGTATGTGCTGAATAATATCGCATTTTTGTTCGCTGCGGTTTATTTCTACAG CAGATTGTCAGTTTTGATTTTAAAAGACCCAGCAGCTGCTTTTCGTGCATCTATTTTGTTTTGCTTCAATCCAGCTTCAGTGTTCTACTCATCAAT ATACACAGAGAGTTTGTATGCACTATGTTCACTTGGAGGACTATACTACTTATTTTCTGGTGCAAATACTGTAGCTATGCTCCTGCTTGCTCTATCTGGTTCAGCTAGGTCAAATGGAGCGCTTAATGCTGGTTATTTCTGTTTTCAGGCAATGCAACATGCTTATAATGCCATCATCCAAAAGAAAAGGCCCATA TTGGCAGTGCATGCTATTATTGGTGGTGTGGCACGCTCTATTTGTGTATTTGTGCCATTTCTTGCTTTCCAAGCATATGGATATTCCAACATTTGTCTAGGTGGCATTTCTTATGAGTTGAGGCCTTGGTGTAAAGCAAGAATCCCAAATTTGTATGGTTTTCTTCAAAGTCACTACTG GGGTGTTGGTTTCTTGCGGTATTTTCAAGTGAAACAATTGCCAAACTTTCTTCTTGCATCTCCAATATTATCTCTAGCAATTTGGTCAATTATTCATTATGCAAACAAGCTGCTTCAAGTTGTTCAATCATTAAATATGCATGATTACAACAGTTTTGCTGCTTTGCTGAGTTTGCTTGGAACAAATGAAATTTCAGAAGCTGTTGGTGCTTCAAAAAACAGCTCATCTTCTAAAAGTTCCCAAG ATCATACGGTTAGACGTAGGAAACAAGAGAGAAAAGACAAAAGCACCGAGTCGTTCCAACATATCAG GTGA
- the LOC105056469 gene encoding uncharacterized protein isoform X4 — MAKAQGLEGLVLRRALLSRLLLLTLILLWRLLFRPYDTSASLNPSCLSSATAGGRLVPSGPILWPRIGAAIEASVVWDGVYFVRIAECGYEYEQTYAFFPLLPLCISLLSRFVFAPLVPMIGYRPVLALSGYVLNNIAFLFAAVYFYSRLSVLILKDPAAAFRASILFCFNPASVFYSSIYTESLYALCSLGGLYYLFSGANTVAMLLLALSGSARSNGALNAGYFCFQAMQHAYNAIIQKKRPILAVHAIIGGVARSICVFVPFLAFQAYGYSNICLGGISYELRPWCKARIPNLYGFLQSHYWGVGFLRYFQVKQLPNFLLASPILSLAIWSIIHYANKLLQVVQSLNMHDYNSFAALLSLLGTNEISEAVGASKNSSSSKSSQGLNPLLICEPSHLLVCFLYTRLSQQHI, encoded by the exons ATGGCGAAGGCCCAGGGATTGGAGGGTCTGGTCCTCCGCCGCGCCCTTCTCTCGAGGCTACTCCTCCTAACCCTCATCCTTCTCTGGCGTCTCCTCTTCCGCCCGTACGACACCTCCGCCTCCCTCAATCCTAGTTGTCTCTCCTCCGCCACCGCCGGCGGCCGATTGGTGCCGTCCGGTCCCATTCTATGGCCACGGATCGGGGCGGCCATCGAGGCGAGCGTCGTCTGGGACGGCGTCTACTTCGTCCGCATCGCCGAGTGCGGGTACGAGTACGAGCAGACCTATGCCTTCTTCCCTCTCCTCCCCCTCTGCATCTCCCTCCTCTCCCGATTTG TTTTTGCTCCGTTGGTACCGATGATTGGGTACAGGCCTGTCTTGGCTTTGTCGGGGTATGTGCTGAATAATATCGCATTTTTGTTCGCTGCGGTTTATTTCTACAG CAGATTGTCAGTTTTGATTTTAAAAGACCCAGCAGCTGCTTTTCGTGCATCTATTTTGTTTTGCTTCAATCCAGCTTCAGTGTTCTACTCATCAAT ATACACAGAGAGTTTGTATGCACTATGTTCACTTGGAGGACTATACTACTTATTTTCTGGTGCAAATACTGTAGCTATGCTCCTGCTTGCTCTATCTGGTTCAGCTAGGTCAAATGGAGCGCTTAATGCTGGTTATTTCTGTTTTCAGGCAATGCAACATGCTTATAATGCCATCATCCAAAAGAAAAGGCCCATA TTGGCAGTGCATGCTATTATTGGTGGTGTGGCACGCTCTATTTGTGTATTTGTGCCATTTCTTGCTTTCCAAGCATATGGATATTCCAACATTTGTCTAGGTGGCATTTCTTATGAGTTGAGGCCTTGGTGTAAAGCAAGAATCCCAAATTTGTATGGTTTTCTTCAAAGTCACTACTG GGGTGTTGGTTTCTTGCGGTATTTTCAAGTGAAACAATTGCCAAACTTTCTTCTTGCATCTCCAATATTATCTCTAGCAATTTGGTCAATTATTCATTATGCAAACAAGCTGCTTCAAGTTGTTCAATCATTAAATATGCATGATTACAACAGTTTTGCTGCTTTGCTGAGTTTGCTTGGAACAAATGAAATTTCAGAAGCTGTTGGTGCTTCAAAAAACAGCTCATCTTCTAAAAGTTCCCAAG GTCTCAACCCGCTTCTTATCTGCGAGCCCTCCCATTTATTGGTTTGCTTCCTGTATACTCGTCTCTCCCAGCAGCACATCTAG
- the LOC105056470 gene encoding zinc finger protein 8 isoform X1, producing MSERETRDFMSVDSFSQLPFIRPAPREKPSSASAIRLFGIEVPHEPDSEEDPSKDPNTTTNPNSSSNGNGSGGESGRKFECHYCCRHFPTSQALGGHQNAHKRERQHAKRAQFQSAMAAHHPSTAGGHHMYAFLNYHRLGSAPPAARFGFDPPAGHHYPSWNSPSTSTGSTIGTRFHGGLGSVSQPINGSPLPGLWRVPTVVHGGAGVGLVHREPLPLFGGDESRVMGGGGGSVGLSANIGSFPSSSSSTPPQSYESGVKENVKGACYVEK from the exons ATGAGCGAGCGAGAGACCCGCGACTTCATGAGCGTCGACTCCTTCTCCCAGCTCCCATTTATCCGCCCGGCGCCTCGCGAGAAGCCCTCCTCCGCCTCCGCCATCCGCCTCTTTGGCATCGAGGTCCCCCATGAGCCCGACAGCGAAGAAGATCCCTCCAAAGACCCCAACACCACCACCAACCCCAACAGCAGCAGCAATGGAAATGGCAGCGGCGGCGAGAGTGGTCGCAAGTTCGAGTGCCACTACTGCTGCCGCCACTTCCCTACATCACAAGCCCTCGGCGGGCACCAGAACGCCCACAAACGCGAGCGGCAGCATGCCAAGAGAGCCCAATTCCAGTCAGCCATGGCGGCCCACCACCCATCCACCGCCGGCGGTCACCACATGTATGCCTTCCTCAACTACCACCGCCTTGGCTCGGCGCCGCCCGCCGCCCGCTTTGGCTTCGACCCCCCTGCCGGCCACCACTATCCCTCATGGAACAGTCCCAGCACCAGTACTGGTAGCACCATCGGCACCCGGTTCCACGGTGGGCTGGGATCGGTGAGCCAGCCTATCAATGGAAGCCCGCTGCCGGGCCTTTGGAGGGTTCCTACGGTGGTGCATGGCGGTGCGGGTGTCGGACTAGTCCACCGGGAGCCGTTACCCTTGTTCGGAGGGGATGAGTCCAGAGTGATGGGAGGTGGTGGAGGGAGTGTCGGTTTGAGTGCTAATATTGGTTCttttccttcctcctcttcttctacaCCTCCACAGAGCTACGAATCTGGTGTCAAAGAGAAT gtCAAAGGAGCTTGTTATGTCGAGAAATAA
- the LOC105056470 gene encoding zinc finger protein 8 isoform X2 yields MSERETRDFMSVDSFSQLPFIRPAPREKPSSASAIRLFGIEVPHEPDSEEDPSKDPNTTTNPNSSSNGNGSGGESGRKFECHYCCRHFPTSQALGGHQNAHKRERQHAKRAQFQSAMAAHHPSTAGGHHMYAFLNYHRLGSAPPAARFGFDPPAGHHYPSWNSPSTSTGSTIGTRFHGGLGSVSQPINGSPLPGLWRVPTVVHGGAGVGLVHREPLPLFGGDESRVMGGGGGSVGLSANIGSFPSSSSSTPPQSYESGVKENVSLDLHL; encoded by the coding sequence ATGAGCGAGCGAGAGACCCGCGACTTCATGAGCGTCGACTCCTTCTCCCAGCTCCCATTTATCCGCCCGGCGCCTCGCGAGAAGCCCTCCTCCGCCTCCGCCATCCGCCTCTTTGGCATCGAGGTCCCCCATGAGCCCGACAGCGAAGAAGATCCCTCCAAAGACCCCAACACCACCACCAACCCCAACAGCAGCAGCAATGGAAATGGCAGCGGCGGCGAGAGTGGTCGCAAGTTCGAGTGCCACTACTGCTGCCGCCACTTCCCTACATCACAAGCCCTCGGCGGGCACCAGAACGCCCACAAACGCGAGCGGCAGCATGCCAAGAGAGCCCAATTCCAGTCAGCCATGGCGGCCCACCACCCATCCACCGCCGGCGGTCACCACATGTATGCCTTCCTCAACTACCACCGCCTTGGCTCGGCGCCGCCCGCCGCCCGCTTTGGCTTCGACCCCCCTGCCGGCCACCACTATCCCTCATGGAACAGTCCCAGCACCAGTACTGGTAGCACCATCGGCACCCGGTTCCACGGTGGGCTGGGATCGGTGAGCCAGCCTATCAATGGAAGCCCGCTGCCGGGCCTTTGGAGGGTTCCTACGGTGGTGCATGGCGGTGCGGGTGTCGGACTAGTCCACCGGGAGCCGTTACCCTTGTTCGGAGGGGATGAGTCCAGAGTGATGGGAGGTGGTGGAGGGAGTGTCGGTTTGAGTGCTAATATTGGTTCttttccttcctcctcttcttctacaCCTCCACAGAGCTACGAATCTGGTGTCAAAGAGAATGTGAGTTTGGATCTGCACCTGTGA